A DNA window from Vanacampus margaritifer isolate UIUO_Vmar chromosome 19, RoL_Vmar_1.0, whole genome shotgun sequence contains the following coding sequences:
- the zbtb2b gene encoding zinc finger and BTB domain-containing protein 2b: MELANHGLILLQQLNAQREFGFLCDCTVAIGDVFFKAHKAVLAAFSNYFRMLFIHQDSDCVRLKASDIQPDIFSYLLNLMYTGKLAPQLIDPTRLEQGVRFLHAYPLLQEASQSVYAHPEQSINLSTSLYGIQIADQKAALSAHLPLSSPVDMETLGSEAQYPSAAAAAARPAASPPEAEASTSGVQPAAEEAASESPSVDGGGANAILHVKPSIMKRSASFRKHYSCHLCRTRFNQRSLLREHLLQHAQTADNQNAFSLVTFAEQSAAEAEGLLKASRVAAMEIISDSEQTPAPGNNSDSPRAEVSASGWGAGGPNAQADTPPPSDIADIDNLENGDLDRELKRRKYECCTCGRKFIQKSHWREHMYIHTGKPFKCSACGKSFCRANQAARHVCLNQGADAYTLVDRQSMELCAAGDDSSQMEAMFLATSKPYKCNICATTFSSPNEVIKHLCFTQGGLAGLPGGAAATALMLTHDELSKDDGSDLSNSGTPLEAIKAEDVPVE; encoded by the exons ATGGAGTTGGCCAACCACGGTCTTATCCTGCTGCAGCAGCTCAACGCTCAGAGAGAGTTTGGCTTCCTGTGCGACTGCACCGTGGCCATCGGGGACGTGTTCTTTAAGGCCCACAAGGCCGTGCTCGCCGCCTTCTCCAACTACTTTAGAATGCTCTTCATTCACCAGGACAG TGACTGCGTGCGTCTGAAGGCGTCGGACATCCAGCCGGACATCTTCAGCTACCTGCTCAACTTGATGTACACGGGCAAGCTGGCCCCCCAGCTCATAGACCCCACGCGTCTGGAGCAAGGCGTTCGCTTCCTGCACGCCTACCCTCTGCTGCAGGAGGCCAGCCAGTCGGTGTACGCGCACCCCGAGCAGAGCATCAACCTCTCCACCTCCCTCTACGGCATCCAGATCGCCGACCAGAAGGCGGCGCTGTCGGCCCACTTGCCGCTCTCCTCGCCCGTCGACATGGAGACGCTGGGATCGGAGGCCCAGTACCCatccgcggcggcggcggcggccaggcCGGCCGCCTCCCCTCCGGAAGCGGAGGCGTCAACTAGCGGGGTCCAGCCTGCCGCAGAGGAGGCGGCGTCAGAGTCACCGAGCGTGGACGGCGGCGGCGCCAACGCCATTCTGCACGTGAAGCCCAGCATCATGAAGAGGAGCGCGTCCTTCCGGAAGCATTACTCCTGCCACCTGTGCCGGACTCGCTTCAACCAGAGGAGCCTGCTAAGGGAGCACCTCCTGCAGCACGCCCAGACGGCGGACAACCAGAACGCCTTCTCGCTCGTAACGTTCGCCGAGCAGAGCGCGGCGGAGGCAGAGGGGCTCCTGAAGGCAAGCAGAGTCGCCGCCATGGAGATCATCAGCGACAGCGAGCAAACGCCCGCCCCTGGCAACAACTCGGACTCACCCCGCGCCGAAGTGTCGGCCTCCGGGTGGGGCGCGGGCGGCCCCAACGCCCAAGCGGACACGCCGCCCCCCTCGGACATCGCCGACATCGACAACCTGGAGAACGGCGACCTGGACCGCGAGCTGAAGCGGCGGAAATACGAGTGCTGCACGTGCGGCCGCAAGTTCATCCAGAAGAGCCACTGGCGCGAGCACATGTACATCCACACGGGCAAGCCGTTCAAGTGCAGCGCCTGCGGCAAGAGCTTCTGCCGCGCCAACCAGGCCGCCCGCCACGTCTGCCTCAACCAGGGCGCCGACGCCTACACGCTGGTGGACCGCCAGAGCATGGAGCTGTGCGCGGCCGGCGATGACAGCAGCCAAATGGAGGCCATGTTCCTGGCCACGTCCAAGCCATACAAGTGTAACATTTGCGCCACCACCTTCTCCAGCCCCAACGAGGTCATCAAGCACCTGTGCTTCACGCAGGGCGGCCTGGCGGGGCTGCCGGGGggcgccgccgccaccgccctCATGCTCACGCACGACGAGCTCTCCAAAGACGACGGCTCGGATCTGTCCAACTCGGGAACGCCGCTCGAGGCCATCAAGGCTGAGGACGTCCCGGTGGAGTAG
- the prpf39 gene encoding pre-mRNA-processing factor 39, whose protein sequence is MEAPEKPITGMLESEPHAPASNGEAYPAALNQTASWTMEQAAPEPSMDSLSGAGDHPNPPLPPPPPPPPEVGTVEKGAEQFQAANAPLYPDEQPPPPPPLPPQPPEQPPGHKAESMETQPYTPGTTIQDGTEVSQAADDGMELEDSTKDAAQEITAAQEAAAAQEAAAAQEAIAPSEPELPSEFEKLLKGCEDNAEDFNGWVYLLQYVEQENILEAVRKSFDVFLLRYPYCYGYWKKYADIEKKHGYIHVAEEVYRRGLQAIPLSVDLWLHYMTYIKENSDTSDPETEGRIRAAYEHAVLAAGTDFRSDRLWESFVIWETEQGKLANVTAVYDRILGIPTQLYSQHLQKFKDHVQDNHPKHFLSEEEFVQLRLELSKASLASMVGEDGDTPAPQEDLPPGTEDLADPAKRVTEIENMRHKVIEARQEVFNHNEHEVSKRWAFEEGIKRPYFHVKALEKTQLNNWREYLDFEMENGTPERVVVLFERCLIACALYEEFWIKYAKYLEGHSIDGVRHVYSKACTVHLPRKPAIHLLWAGFEEQQGNVEGASNILKTLETVVPSLAMVRLRRVSLERRRGNLDEAEALLKEALDASKTASELSFYAVKLARQSLKVQKSLSKARKVLLDAIERDETCPRLYLNLLELEYSGDVTQNQAEILACFDRALKSRMEMESRLLFAQRKVEFLEDFGTDIHTLVAAYEEHQNLQKEVDLEKRKAENGYDSSQEPDAKRQRMDDGTMAAAGTDMQANSAYNYNSWYQQQYGAWNQNSWGQYNQYAQYNQYYPPPPT, encoded by the exons ATGGAAGCTCCTG AAAAGCCTATCACTGGAATGCTGGAATCAGAGCCCCATGCCCCAGCGAGTAATGGTGAAGCATACCCCGCTGCTCTAAACCAAACCGCCAGCTGGACCATGGAGCAAGCCGCCCCAGAACCTAGCATGGATTCTCTTTCTGGGGCAGGAGACCACCCCAACCCTCCATTGCCACCtcccccacctcctcctccgGAGGTGGGCACTGTGGAGAAAGGTGCGGAACAGTTTCAGGCCGCTAACGCGCCACTTTATCCAGATGAGCAGCCGCCGCCACCACCGCCGCTTCCACCACAGCCCCCGGAACAGCCGCCGGGACATAAAGCAGAGTCCATGGAGACTCAGCCATACACCCCAGGAACGACCATTCAAG ATGGTACCGAGGTGTCGCAAGCTGCTGATGACGGCATGGAGCTTGAGGACTCCACGAAAGATGCAGCTCAAGAAATTACCGCTGCCCAGGAGGCCGCCGCTGCCCAAGAAGCCGCCGCTGCCCAAGAAGCCATTGCTCCTTCAGAGCCGGAGCTCCCCAGCGAGTTTGAAAAACTCTTGAAAGGATGTGAAGACAATGCAGAGGACTTCAACGGCTGGGTCTACCTGCTGCAATACGTCGAGCAAGAG AATATTCTGGAAGCGGTGAGGAAGTCATTCGACGTTTTCCTCCTGCGGTATCCATACTGTTACGGGTACTGGAAGAAGTACGCCGACATAGAGAAAAAGCACGGCTACATACATGTGGCGGAGGAGGTGTACCGGCGAGGCTTGCAGGCCATCCCGCTCAGCGTGGATCTTTGGCTGCACTACATGACCTACATCAAGGAGAACTCTGACACAAGCGACCCGGAGACCGAGGGGCGCATTCGAGC GGCGTATGAACATGCCGTGCTGGCAGCCGGTACGGACTTCCGCTCGGACCGCCTTTGGGAATCTTTCGTCATCTGGGAGACAGAGCAAGGaaagcttgcgaacgtcaccgCCGTCTACGACCGCATCCTGGGCATCCCCACGCAGCTCTACTCTCAGCACTTACAAAA GTTTAAAGATCACGTGCAGGACAACCACCCCAAACATTTCCTGTCCGAGGAGGAGTTTGTCCAGCTGAGGCTGGAGCTCTCCAAAGCCAGCCTGGCCTCCATGGTGGGAGAAGACGGAGACACGCCCGCCCCCCAGGAGGATCTGCCGCCCGGCACGGAGGATCTCGCCGACCCCGCTAAG AGAGTGACAGAGATTGAGAACATGCGCCACAAAGTCATCGAGGCTCGACAGGAAGTCTTCAACCACAACGAGCACGAAGTCAGCAAGCGCTGGGCCTTTGAGGAAGGG ATCAAGAGGCCGTACTTCCACGTGAAAGCCCTGGAGAAGACGCAGCTGAACAACTGGCGAGAGTACCTGGACTTTGAGATGGAGAACGGCACCCCGGAGCGTGTGGTTGTTCTCTTTGAACGCTGCCTCATCGCTTGTGCTCTCTATGAAGAGTTCTGGATCAAG TACGCCAAGTACCTGGAGGGCCACAGCATCGACGGCGTCCGGCACGTCTACAGTAAGGCCTGCACCGTCCACCTGCCCAGGAAGCCCGCCATCCACCTGCTGTGGGCCGGCTTCGAGGAGCAGCAGG GCAACGTGGAAGGCGCCAGCAACATCCTGAAGACCCTGGAGACGGTGGTGCCCAGCCTGGCCATGGTGCGACTGCGGCGGGTCAGCCTGGAGCGTCGGCGCGGCAACCTGGACGAGGCGGAGGCGCTGCTGAAAGAGGCCTTGGACGCGTCCAAGACGGCGTCCGAGTTGTCCTTCTACGCCGTGAAGCTGGCGCGGCAGTCCCTCAAGGTGCAGAAGAGCCTGAGCAAAGCCCGGAAAGTGCTGCTGGATGCCATTGAGAGAGACGAG ACATGTCCGAGGCTTTATCTCAACCTGCTGGAGCTGGAGTACAGTGGCGACGTGACACAGAACCAGGCCGAGATTCTGGCCTGTTTCGACCGGGCTTTGAAGAGCCGCATGGAGATGGAGTCGCGCCTCCTCTTCGCTCAGCGCAAAGTGGAGTTCCTCGAGGACTTTGGCACCGACATCCATAC GCTGGTGGCCGCTTACGAAGAACACCAGAACCTGCAGAAGGAAGTGGACTTGGAAAAAAGGAAGGCGGAGAACGGCTACGACAGCTCTCAGGAACCCGATGCCAAACGGCAGCGCATGGACGACGGCACAATGGCCGCCGCTGGGACGGACATGCAAGCCAACAGCGCGTACAATTACAACAGTTGGTACCAG CAACAGTATGGCGCCTGGAACCAAAACTCATGGGGCCAGTACAACCAGTACGCCCAGTATAACCAGTACTACCCTCCTCCTCCAACATGA